The stretch of DNA ACGTTTCTACTATGTGTCGTTCTTGAGTTATCCCTTTTGCCAGAAAGTTTCTTCCTAATTATGTCAATTAGCTCATTAATTAGCAAAGATTTTTCATACCACCATAATTTTGTCGTTGCATACTACATATTTGGTATCAGTTTAAACTTGTTAGCTTTAAGTGCTAATGAGTTACAGcattttatgggaaatgtgtgtTCCCTTTATGCAGCAAAATgctccaaaatctaatcagattATTTATTGCAAATGGGGTACCGGTCCTATAATTATGATGTTTCTACAACGTATCATTCTCGAGCTATCCTGTTCAGAGTCCACAGAGTCACAGACTCCAGCGTGACAACACAATGTCCCgccaccataaaaaaaaaaatggtccaGAGCTTCACCGCATACCACTGACTGCATAGTTAACTAGTAAACCTAACTTTTCCAACTACCATCGGAAAGGACCACATAAAATAAGATTTAGAGAGCTGTATCTCACATAGATATTTAAGATATGATTCTATCTCACAGTCCACTAACTGAGCGGGGGAAGTGATGTGATAGCACAGAACCTATAATAGGGAGGGAACCAattaacaatataaaacataaaacaggaaatacatttcattacaaatacataaaatggCTCAAACTGTTTTTCCTAATGTCAGGTATCATCCCaaattcaattgtttttttttctgtttttattctagAAAAGCAATTCAATAGGTTAGCTTATGTTTCCGCAATCCTCTGCCAGCGGTGGTTTACTGACAGCATATATTGCGTGATGTGACAGGTCACATTAAAGTTTCccagcctgaaaaaaaatgatcagttcTTCTTGGTCCTGGGGTTACTGTTGTTGAAGATACTGATCCCACGGGATCTGATTCCAACGGCATCTGCAGTCACTCCTGGCTGCTGTAGCACTTTGTCCAGAGTTGTTTTCTTTATGGCGGCTGGGGAGATCTTCTCTTGGTCAGCCAAAAACTGAAGTTCCCTTTTTTGAGAAGCACAGGAACACAGACTTTTACAAAGTAGCATGCAGCATACATATTTAGCACAACAAGGTATAGTAGCGTAATAATAGTCTTATCACTGGGTAATTAGTAACCagaaaatgacattaataaaattatttgcaCATGGCTCCATCTACTGTCTGAATTATGAACTTCAAAAGGTGACTCTTAGGCCACTTAAGCATGATAATTAACTTAAAAGCATTTCTTGTGCGTCTCAATGACAAGGACTATAATTTACTAGTTTGTTTGTCTAACATTTTCTCTTATTAACCTACCTAGTCCTTACACAGGAGGCCTCAACAGCATTAATGAGGAGGCTGCGGAAACCACCACTCTCCATAACATGTAGGGCGTGGATGGTGGCGCCCCCTGGTGAACACACATTGTCCTTGAGCTGCCCAGGGTGCTGCTCTGAGTCCAATAGCATTCGAGCTGCCCCCTTTGAAGAAGCACAATGGGAGATCCAAATCAGTCCAACACAGCACTGATTATTTCATTAACaactcctttttctttttctttcattcagatACAGTTTATTCAGACTGTGTCTAAACCGAACCAGgacaggctgcagttcacatcTGGTAGAACAGTATTAGGATTTACTTATTTGTCAGTGACAGAGCAAATTAATCAACATTAGAATGAAAGCATGAGTGAGTCAAGAGTAACTAATTGTGGTCTGCATATCCTTGCCAGAAGATTAAAATGCCCCtatctgggggaaaaaaaaaaaaaaaaagaaaatttaaatccAATTCAACATAACTAGAAGAGTTACATTTTAACTACCAGGACCAACAGTAGAACAATcgaactgggaaaaaaaacgatCATCAGAGcaaagctcaaaaaaaaacaaaaaacaaaaacaaaacatttatctaacatgtatatttctttaaaagataaaataaagacCATACCAGCAGGGCCTGGGCTCCGAGGCGTACAGCCAGTCTCCTGGGCAGGCCCATTTTCACTCCACCATCAGCAAGAGCATCTACAGCTGTGAACGCCTGCGAGGCCACAATCATCAAAACGACGGGAAACAATCCAAAAGGTTCATTTTTCACAATTGCTACAGGTAAGGCAGTATTCCAAATCACACCGGATATTATATAGTTAACTCACATAAGCAGGGCCACTGCCGCTGAGGCCGGTTACAGCGTCAATCAGGTCCTCTTCCACCTCGGTGCAGTATCCCACACTGGCCATCAGCTGCTCCAGAAGCTTTCCATCCTCCACCTCTGCATGAGTGCCTGTGGCGTATACAGTGGCCCCTTCACGCACCACCACTGGAGTGTTAGTCATGCAACGCATTACCTTCGGAGTAGTGCgatactgctgcagcttctgcAAGGGGTAGCAATGCACTATTTCATGGTATGCCTTGAGATTACGGACAAAATTGAAAGGATAGGTTCCCAATTttccaagtctgtcttaaaactaCAGTCGGGTGCCCagaattccctctttgtgtttccccaGACATTGGTCTTTTGTGGAGGAATAGTAACACACGGAACGAAATTTGCACTAAAAAGGCGAAGTTTGCAAGATACTGACTTGACTAACTCAGACTGCAGAAGGCTCGTATTAATTTAGATaaactttggaaaatatttttgcatggAGCAATGACTGTGGATTCTGTGCCCTCTCTCTTAGCCTGGTAACACATTTTTGAAGGGATCTTTTActggccagtatgaacaggaggaacgATTAGAGCAATCAAAAACtttttcaatgtacatatgaaAAATTGAGTAGTActttaagacagacttggaaaaaaagACTGGGGAGAAAAAGGCGCTCTATGCAATTTTTCTCTGCCACCCAACATGGTTTCTTTCCGGGAGCAGGTGGTAGTAACGGGCGCTTACCAAGAGCCTCAGCCATCATcgcgtttacaagacaagaggctataatacgccctctgagcagcacTGCTTCTTCACGGCAGAGTGGAAGCTACAGTGACCCGCCATCGATAAATGAAGCGATACGCCGGCCGGGcctagctggttagcatgctaacatcagtagaagaaaagaaatgatataAATAGGAGCAAAGCATGAGTTAAAACTGCCGTTGCTTTCCACCCCTGGAGACAGttcttggcaagtaaaggaatgaagtttgatgcatAACTCACATgtcttctagactggtaagtaaacagctgttaatgctaacgttggctatgtagcaatagcaaaacttacaaatagctcCTTTAACTTTAATAAGGCTCACATGCATTAAAATTCATATAAGAAATATACTAGAAGTTGATGCTGCATCTGCTTTTGTGCGACACAAAATCTAACATTTTTTAAGGTTAAACAATACAACTTTATGTATTGGCTTTTAATAAAAGGAAATGTGTGGGTGTTTCAAGTGCAAGCAGCTAACCAAAGTCATGTTACAACATGTGACTGTTTTGGCCTGAGGGTCTGCTGAGATCAGaccataaaaacacagagagagccTTGTATCAGCCAAGAGGCTGAACATACTcaataaatgcatgaattttATCAGCATCATCCATCACCTAGAGCCGGGAGATACATATCAATGTGATGCTAATGTGAAATCGAGAAATCATCAGCGTTTTCGGTTATCATGATGATGTGctacaaaacagtttaaataatgtGTCTAGCTGGTTTTAAAGGCAGGGTTCGGGGTCCAggttttatttcactttgacAGTGAACAGAATCTACCCGCTGGACATCATATCCACATTACTCACCTTTATATCACTCTAGGTTCAATGTTGTGCACGCACTAATTATCTCATCCAATGATTAAGGATTTGGTGATAAAAAGATATTTGAGTTTGTCAATTCCTCCAGCTCTGCTATCAGCAATTTCTGTTGTGTTAGTAATGCAGGATGACAGAGGGGTACGACTTGCCTTCTCTATAGAGCTGATGGTGACACCTGCCGCACAGGACACAATAAGGTGGCGGTCTTCGATGTCTGATCCAATCTCGTCCAGCACAAAAGGAATGATGTGGGGCTTCACAGCCAGGAAGAGGACATCACTCTTGCTCACTGTCTCTTTGTTGCTGGTGGTGAAATTCACGCCCAGTTTCTGGACAAATGACATGTCTTTTAGTATTTCACTGGCAGGAAGTATTCATGGGGATACCACCGTGCGCAAGCAAAGCACTGCTTTATTCCGTGATGATCAACAAAAGCACCAACGAAGGTTGATCCCGAGTTGAACAGAATTATCAAGGGAACAGACATCGTTAATACTCATCCCTGATCGTCTACGCACCCGTAGTCCCTGTACTGTTGGGAGATCCGTGTCCGGGGAACTGGCTGTGATCCTGTGGGTGGCGATCACGCCTTGGAGGAGGAAGAATGCCCGGAAATCATTTCAGTGGCTGACTGCAAATCGACATACATCCACACCACGGAGCCAAATCTGAATTGGGCTCCATACTTTGGTAAAGTATGATTCCAAGCTCACCTGCAGCCGTGAAGCCTCTCACCAGGGCGTGGGCCAGCTGGCCCGCTCCTATGAAACCCACACTCAtgctacctgtgtgtgtgtgtctgtgtagagTTGAAAAACAGTGTAACTTTAGCATTGGGCGAATTCATTTCTTCTCAACAAAGCCGCATGATTCGCTAAGTGTAGCAAACTGGCGCGCGGCTTTGCAGCTCCGGGTATCTAGTGCATTAGCCGTGAACAAACTGTAACTTCCTTATTAAGCGAGGCGACATTTCTCAACACACGGTGACAGCAGCCATGTCACCAACAGTCAATATTTTTGTGTaggaaatttaaacaaaaaaacaacttactaATATATCGAAGAGCCCTTAAGTTCGCCGACTGACCAGACAATACGGCCGCCGCTCGACCGAGGTGCACTAAAATTACAACACAGTCAACGTGGCCCAGCCGCTTCGAGCCGCGCCGGTGGACGGAAACTTGACTGACAAGCGAGGAGAGGCCAATGAACGTGCACGTGCGGCCAACGGGGCGTGACACGTACGACCGGTCGCCGCGGCTGCTACGGCGACTGTGGGGCGGGCCCCTCGAGAGCCACAAAGCCGGTTTCAACAGGTAACGCCGCGGGGGGGGGTAGGAAAAGTTTGTCGAGAGGGCAGAGCTTTACCGTCATCTACCGGTGAAAAGCCCGAAAGACATGGTAAAGGCAGTGAGCCGGGAATGGAGACAGGCGTGTTGTCCTGACCCAGAAAGCCAGAGGTAAGTagcctatgttttttttttttcttcaatgctctgtttttctgtatccCGTTCATTTATGTCAGCATCATAGGCTTGAAACTGACACAATAGGTGTTCACCAGTATGGCTTCCCTCATTCAGCCCACAAAATAGACACagatttttcaggaaaaaaaaaaaaagagttttcaCAACATCGTGCAGattaacagatttaaaaatgcCTCCAGTGCAGTTATTATTATGTCAGTTATTGAAAGGCCGTGCCAATTTCATTCAATCAAGCCATGAAccaaatgtactgttttttttttaacaatcagcATAACCAAAttcaattttgatttaaacCTTGCAACTTACAAAGGAGAAGTCTGGTTTCATTGTCTAactgtcttctgtcttctgaAAGTTGAAAAGTAAAGGTTCGCATATCAGTTAAGAACTACCTCATGCAAAGCAAAGGATACAGAAATCAAAAAAAGACCACCCAAACATACtatctgatattttattatcCATGGAACATATCAGAAACATagcaaaagaagaaatattaCACCGCAGGATTGTGCTTATCCTAAATAATCCATTTGACACTGCTGTCAAAATGTTGCCTTCAAAAAACTCTCATGTATCAGATACATTTAACATTCAGTGGATAACAGGAAAAACCTGCTAAACTTGAACTGTTGCCATTACATATATGAGGAATATAATgtgaattggaaaaaaaaaaacaacaacagcaaaatggCTATAAAGCCAAAACCAAAAGCTACGTTCAGTGCATACTATAGACATAACATATACTATTACTCTATGATacatattttcattcttttcattgtttaaatataattaaataaattgctTAGTCTTTGTAAGACTCAGCATGACTATCTGACATGGCACTGTTCTGATACTCTAAACATTATGGCACACTCGCATAGGTCCGTCTTGTTTGAGACCACCAAAGGAACCTGGAGAGGAGGGATGCATTTGGTGCTGAGATGGACGTGTTTCCCAGACTCCTCTGTGCACGAAGCCGCTGAGGTCAGCTCAACCGTGCACCTGGCATGCCGTCCCTGGTGGGTCACTGCAGAACCGGGTAAAGAGCCTTTTTCTCGAGGTCGTGGCGTATATCATGGGTAAtacttttcagttttgcttCCCAGCACAGAGGCTCAATACTAGAATAATAATGAATACTGATAATTGTTACACATACATACCACCATAAATTCATGGATTCAAGGAAATGAGTTCTAAACGGAGACCTGACTGTGGAGGACGTGTTGGTTGATCAAACCTTTGTCTCTGAGGCTAAATAGTCTTCAAGTGgtaacatttttcagacagcAGAGCTGGAGACAAACCGAATCCTCTGGGAGTAAACGAGATCGACAAAATATAAGATTAGGTTGACATTGGTGAACACTGCCACCACCAGCTTACTGTCCCAGGGACATTCTCCACGTGGGCAGTCCTCAGGACGAGTAGTGGTGCCGTATTTCTTATCAAAGCTGAAGATGGGCCAGATCAGAGCACTACTGAGGTAGAGGATCACAGCAAAGAAGGTGTAGACAACTACAAATCGGTCAAAGGGGAACCGCAGGGCTGAGGTCCTTCCAGAAACTGTCAGTATGACCACTATCACAGTCACAGAGAAGCACAGGCTGTACACCACGACACAGTACTGGGTAGCAATGTACTGGTTGTACTCACTGTCATTGGCCAGGGCCCCGAAAATGATGCAGGCCACAAAACCCTGGACCACTTTGAGTAGACCAGACACAGTGGCCATATAACCCACCACAGCCCCTGGTTTGGCTCGAGTTAGGAACACCTCGGCTCCGTAGGGGAAGCAGCAGACGCTGGAGCAGACAGTGACAGCGATGCGATAGATCTGGACCTCACAGCTTTCATCGGGGCACTCTGTCTGGAGGAAGTAAACTGGGTAGACAACTGAGGCGGTGATGTACATGAGAGTTGCCAGCATAGCGAAGGCCACAGTGAAGTTATCCCAGGAAATGGGCATGCACGCGTGGAGCCGTGTAATGTCCAAGGTGAACACGACCAGTGTCACAGCAAAGCAGAAGcaccacacaaacatgcagaagGTTCCATAGGTGGCACTGTAGCCTGCACTGTGGGACACAAGGGCCATTATGGTGCAGCCAAGTAGCAGTTGGCACATTCGGGCTGCACCCAAAGGTGACAACACAGCTTCTTTATTGAGGTAGTGTCCTCCATGAGGATCCATGGTGTGTGTTGTGCCCCAGAAGCAGCTGTTTTTCTTGGTGAGGTTCTTGACGTCCTGTTCTCTGCCTTGGTGTCCTTGCGGCCTACTCCTCTCTCTCGTCACAGACCTCACCCTTTTTCTTTGGTTGCCTTTTTATAGATGGTCCTTAATTACAAATGTCTGTAATTTTTCCCTGAGCTTGCTTTGTAATTAAAGCACTGTGCTTGAGTTACATTTATACACTGTTATGTAGAGGTTTGCACAGTAGTTTGTACTAGTAGAGGATATTAGTTAGAccattagaaataaaatatctttttgattgttttgttttaagcaAACGTCACAACTTGGCTGCGCAAGTCTACAAATTATGCGCACAGAATCTATTTTCTATAAATCATACAAAACgttatttgaccttttttataGCGTTTTTAAAATGTCGTAGAGAATGAGAGTATGATCCTGGTCTTACTCGAAGATGCACTGTATGTCCTCAGAACTCttggtttttttcttgctctcttcAATCACCAAGTTGTCCAGTGTATCAAAAGTTCAAAGTGAAGTAAGAGGCTTCTCCGATAAGCTTTCCTCTGTAAGTCATATGCAGAGATCAACCTTCCAACAATAGCCGAACAAGTGCCGAACAGGTGGACTACTTTGTTGTCCTGTCAGTCAAGTCCCATTACTCCATGATTTGGTCCATGTAATTTCTTCACTGTAGGCCCTTAACCGTCCGTGAAGTCACTCAAACTGTTGGctctgtctcttgctctttGTCTCACTCTTCTTGTCTCCTTTTGCCTCTTGGATTTGGTCTCCCACTCTTTcttactcacacaaacacacaccctctccctcctctgtgtcccgtgtgtgtgtcagtgtgaatcCCAGCTGGGGAATGGCTGTTTAAATGAAAGTTTGTGCCGAGCCCAGGGTTACAGGCCTTGCCAGCACTATAAATAGGGGGTCTATATTCCACAGAGGGGTGGGAGGCTACATGTGGCAGGCAGGATGGGGAGTCGTATTTCTAGGGAGCACCCAGAGTGGCTGAGTCAGAGTTCCCTCAGTAAGAAACGGGCATTTATATGCAGTGTAATGACAGG from Xiphias gladius isolate SHS-SW01 ecotype Sanya breed wild chromosome 3, ASM1685928v1, whole genome shotgun sequence encodes:
- the pycr1a gene encoding pyrroline-5-carboxylate reductase 1a; translation: MSVGFIGAGQLAHALVRGFTAAGVIATHRITASSPDTDLPTVQGLRKLGVNFTTSNKETVSKSDVLFLAVKPHIIPFVLDEIGSDIEDRHLIVSCAAGVTISSIEKKLQQYRTTPKVMRCMTNTPVVVREGATVYATGTHAEVEDGKLLEQLMASVGYCTEVEEDLIDAVTGLSGSGPAYAFTAVDALADGGVKMGLPRRLAVRLGAQALLGAARMLLDSEQHPGQLKDNVCSPGGATIHALHVMESGGFRSLLINAVEASCVRTRELQFLADQEKISPAAIKKTTLDKVLQQPGVTADAVGIRSRGISIFNNSNPRTKKN
- the LOC120788145 gene encoding myeloid-associated differentiation marker-like protein 2 — its product is MDPHGGHYLNKEAVLSPLGAARMCQLLLGCTIMALVSHSAGYSATYGTFCMFVWCFCFAVTLVVFTLDITRLHACMPISWDNFTVAFAMLATLMYITASVVYPVYFLQTECPDESCEVQIYRIAVTVCSSVCCFPYGAEVFLTRAKPGAVVGYMATVSGLLKVVQGFVACIIFGALANDSEYNQYIATQYCVVVYSLCFSVTVIVVILTVSGRTSALRFPFDRFVVVYTFFAVILYLSSALIWPIFSFDKKYGTTTRPEDCPRGECPWDSKLVVAVFTNVNLILYFVDLVYSQRIRFVSSSAV